Proteins found in one Seonamhaeicola sp. S2-3 genomic segment:
- a CDS encoding GxGYxYP domain-containing protein yields MNKIVIVLLGFALSLNSCNSNLKKENTDTEHKKDAKVYNDQYDSFEDKGQYWHLEMQVKPKKYWSITGLIPKLHKNELGHKELTKGMQYHLLCQSISGLVNRAVDLGKSDIGIWLHDHSGKESYKLAKQGLAQIGVEEHGETTGIELVTKAYTEVNGVKVQVKDLFNGYVLTDVENNPESNTVATVASHVYNAIIVDVRDKDYFDSLGYKMVYDASKKNTQDAWNEFKDKCKNNALVVMPLQTGEQREFAIKNNLFVINLNKKYNDASAGQNTALFNEVLQWLKPGSPIYGWEHGVGEDLFVNKVSETGNIMVPADWMYNLNLTSLLYKKRQSGLATVLDPKSIDFSEKGKKYVSYHLSDGDNVQWMMNGFDGEYYFTHPEADNMKIAFGLPVDNLSMMAPDVMQLLFDKQGENTSIVQTFGGGYNYADLFGIKGNRAESLKQIANATAAHMRQHRIKVLSLMAKNVSSNEAKEAYRAYIQANNQLEGILAVQYSPYAGGKGDIYWETNSDGYDIPIITVKYSLWNFGNKNHEREGTPTYIANKLNSESDSNPFNLISIHAWSRFSDTGNSKDELAENVLGPIIGPGIAKLNASKLNDNFKIVNVEELIWRVKMYYKPEQTKKRLEIFNNN; encoded by the coding sequence ATGAATAAAATAGTAATTGTATTACTAGGTTTCGCTTTATCATTAAATTCTTGTAATAGTAATTTAAAAAAAGAAAATACAGATACAGAGCATAAGAAAGATGCTAAAGTTTATAATGATCAGTACGATTCTTTTGAAGATAAAGGGCAATATTGGCACTTAGAAATGCAAGTAAAGCCCAAAAAATACTGGAGTATTACAGGTTTAATACCCAAACTTCATAAAAATGAATTGGGCCATAAAGAATTAACAAAAGGTATGCAATACCATTTGTTATGCCAATCTATTTCTGGTTTGGTAAACAGGGCTGTAGATCTAGGAAAAAGCGATATTGGCATATGGTTGCATGACCATAGTGGCAAAGAATCCTATAAGTTAGCAAAACAAGGATTAGCACAAATAGGTGTTGAAGAACACGGTGAAACAACAGGAATAGAGCTTGTAACGAAAGCTTATACTGAGGTTAACGGTGTAAAAGTACAAGTGAAAGATTTATTTAATGGTTACGTGTTAACAGATGTTGAAAATAATCCAGAAAGTAATACGGTAGCCACCGTGGCTTCGCATGTGTATAATGCTATTATAGTAGATGTTAGAGATAAAGACTATTTTGATTCATTAGGTTATAAAATGGTGTATGATGCGTCAAAAAAAAACACTCAAGATGCATGGAACGAGTTTAAAGATAAATGCAAAAATAATGCTTTGGTGGTTATGCCGCTTCAAACAGGAGAACAAAGAGAGTTTGCTATCAAAAACAATTTATTTGTAATTAATTTAAACAAAAAATATAACGATGCCTCGGCAGGACAAAACACGGCTTTGTTTAATGAGGTATTGCAGTGGTTAAAACCTGGTTCACCCATTTACGGATGGGAACATGGCGTAGGCGAAGATTTATTTGTAAACAAAGTATCAGAAACTGGAAATATCATGGTTCCTGCAGACTGGATGTACAATTTAAATTTAACGTCTCTACTTTATAAAAAACGTCAAAGTGGGTTAGCAACGGTTCTGGATCCAAAGTCGATAGATTTTTCTGAAAAAGGCAAAAAATACGTATCCTATCATTTATCTGATGGCGATAACGTGCAATGGATGATGAATGGCTTTGATGGAGAGTATTATTTTACACACCCCGAAGCCGATAACATGAAAATAGCCTTTGGTCTCCCGGTTGATAATTTATCTATGATGGCTCCAGATGTTATGCAGTTACTGTTCGATAAACAAGGTGAAAATACCTCAATCGTACAGACTTTTGGGGGCGGTTATAACTATGCCGATCTTTTTGGAATAAAAGGAAACAGAGCAGAAAGTTTAAAGCAAATCGCTAATGCCACAGCTGCACATATGCGCCAACACCGCATTAAAGTTTTGTCGTTAATGGCAAAAAATGTGAGTTCAAATGAAGCAAAAGAAGCCTACCGAGCCTACATACAAGCCAACAATCAATTAGAGGGTATATTGGCCGTACAATATTCGCCCTATGCCGGTGGTAAAGGTGACATTTATTGGGAAACCAATAGTGATGGGTATGATATTCCAATAATAACCGTTAAATATTCGTTGTGGAATTTTGGAAACAAAAATCATGAACGCGAAGGTACGCCAACATACATCGCCAATAAGTTAAATTCAGAATCTGACAGTAATCCTTTTAATTTGATATCCATTCATGCATGGAGTAGGTTTTCAGATACGGGTAATTCAAAAGATGAACTGGCAGAAAATGTTTTAGGTCCAATAATAGGTCCGGGAATAGCTAAATTAAACGCTAGCAAATTAAACGATAACTTTAAAATAGTAAATGTAGAAGAATTGATTTGGAGGGTAAAAATGTATTATAAACCAGAACAAACTAAAAAAAGATTAGAAATATTTAATAATAATTAA
- a CDS encoding LacI family DNA-binding transcriptional regulator, whose amino-acid sequence MGKTKKYSLKDIAEDLNVSKTTVSLVLNDKGNENKISQETQKRIKAYAKKNGYAPNQLARGLSRGKSEAIGLIVPDISDQFYAKIAGIIEKKAKKLGYNVVYSSTYEDSVEENKLIRSMLNRQIDGLIIASTQNNADDIQMLKHERVPFVLIDRHYPDKETDYVVVNNFKGMKIATEHILNLGRRKLGFISLNTPLDALNQRYNGFKAALNDCGIELDEKRVKTLNQGYFADEMPNAIKQLVENENVDSLVFGTHYLTMEGLRILKSINVKVPEEVAIVSFDETQAFDLISPPITAVIQPINDIGSLALEILLKKIENRKTTNKLNYENIILDLKLEVRKSCGIKD is encoded by the coding sequence TTGGGTAAAACAAAAAAATATTCGTTAAAAGATATAGCTGAAGACTTAAATGTATCAAAAACAACGGTATCATTAGTGCTTAATGATAAGGGAAATGAGAATAAAATTAGTCAAGAAACTCAAAAGCGAATAAAGGCATATGCAAAAAAAAATGGATATGCGCCCAATCAACTAGCAAGAGGATTAAGTAGAGGTAAAAGTGAGGCTATTGGTTTAATTGTGCCTGATATTTCAGATCAGTTTTATGCTAAAATAGCAGGTATAATAGAAAAAAAGGCAAAAAAATTAGGCTATAATGTCGTGTATAGTAGTACCTATGAAGATTCAGTTGAAGAAAACAAACTTATACGATCAATGCTCAATAGGCAAATTGATGGACTTATAATTGCTTCAACGCAAAATAATGCAGATGATATACAAATGCTTAAGCATGAAAGGGTTCCTTTTGTACTTATAGATAGGCATTATCCCGATAAAGAAACAGATTATGTAGTTGTAAATAACTTTAAAGGAATGAAGATTGCCACAGAGCATATTTTGAATTTGGGAAGACGTAAATTGGGCTTTATATCGCTTAATACACCTTTAGATGCTTTAAATCAAAGGTATAATGGGTTCAAGGCGGCACTAAATGATTGTGGAATAGAACTAGATGAAAAACGGGTAAAGACATTAAACCAGGGCTATTTTGCGGATGAAATGCCAAATGCTATTAAACAGCTAGTAGAAAATGAAAATGTTGATAGTCTTGTTTTTGGAACGCATTATCTCACTATGGAAGGTTTAAGGATACTAAAAAGTATAAACGTTAAAGTTCCAGAAGAGGTAGCTATTGTAAGTTTTGACGAAACCCAAGCTTTTGATTTAATAAGCCCTCCAATTACAGCCGTAATACAGCCTATTAATGACATTGGAAGTTTAGCATTAGAAATTTTATTAAAAAAAATTGAAAATAGAAAAACTACAAATAAATTAAACTATGAAAACATAATTTTAGATTTAAAACTAGAAGTAAGAAAATCGTGTGGAATAAAAGATTAG
- a CDS encoding GH92 family glycosyl hydrolase produces MKKLFYLILSLFVVSCVNTEDGHGETNTTIKDESFVDFVNPLMGTDSSFELSNGNTYPAIATPWGMNFWTPMTSKMGDGWTYKYDENKIRGIKQTHQPSPWINDYAAFSLMAVTGDLKYKEDERASWFSHKAETVKPHYYKTYLADYDVVAEVTPTERAAHFKFTFPENQSYILLDGFFKGSMVKIIPEERKIIGYCRNNSGGVPENFHNYFVAEFDKDFELTHTWGDNWTLVENSTENEGEHVGAIIGFKTKKGEEVHVKVASSFISPEQAQLNLNREIGDDNFKTTLTKAKASWEKELGRIVIEDDNIDNLRTFYSCLYRVLLFPRQFHEIDKNNAIVHYSPYNGEVLPGYMFTDNGFWDTFRAVFPFFNMMYPKLNSKIMEGLANTYKESGWLPEWASPGHRDCMVGSNSAPIIADAFLKGVHIKDQEVLFEAMLKNATTSKGRPLSKGGNTLKSVGREGVEYYNKLGYVPYNVGINENAARTLEYAYADFTMAQMADKLGKKDVAERFYKQSLNYKNLFDPETKWMRGKNEDGTFQKPFNPLKWGDAFTEGNSIHYTWSVFHDVNGLMELMGGKNAFESKLDEVFEMPPVFDHSYYGFTIHEIREMQIMNMGNYAHGNQPIQHMIYLYNYANASYKAQEKIREVLTKLYAPTPDGYCGDEDNGQTSAWYVFSSLGFYPVTPGVDQYVIGSPLFKKATIHLENGNTFEISAPQNTKENVYIQSATLNGKDYNKSYLDYNDVMAGGTLKFEMSATPNKNWANTDESVPYSLSIKN; encoded by the coding sequence GGGAACAGACTCTTCTTTTGAACTATCAAACGGAAACACATATCCCGCCATAGCAACACCATGGGGTATGAATTTCTGGACTCCCATGACCTCTAAAATGGGAGATGGATGGACCTATAAATATGATGAAAATAAAATTCGAGGCATTAAGCAAACCCATCAACCAAGCCCTTGGATTAATGATTATGCCGCTTTTTCATTAATGGCAGTAACAGGAGACTTAAAATATAAAGAAGACGAGCGCGCATCGTGGTTTTCGCATAAGGCCGAAACCGTAAAACCACATTATTATAAAACTTATTTAGCCGATTATGATGTGGTTGCAGAAGTGACCCCAACAGAACGAGCCGCACATTTTAAATTTACATTTCCCGAAAATCAATCTTATATTCTACTAGACGGTTTTTTTAAAGGGTCCATGGTTAAAATTATTCCTGAAGAACGTAAAATTATTGGTTATTGCAGAAACAATAGCGGTGGTGTTCCAGAGAATTTTCACAACTATTTTGTTGCAGAATTTGATAAAGATTTTGAGTTAACCCATACATGGGGCGATAATTGGACCTTAGTAGAAAACAGTACCGAAAATGAGGGTGAACACGTTGGAGCAATAATAGGTTTTAAAACCAAAAAAGGTGAAGAAGTACACGTAAAAGTAGCCTCTTCTTTTATAAGTCCAGAGCAAGCACAACTTAACCTAAATAGAGAAATAGGAGATGATAATTTTAAAACCACTTTAACAAAGGCAAAAGCTTCATGGGAGAAAGAATTAGGTAGAATAGTGATTGAAGATGATAATATTGATAATTTAAGAACCTTTTATTCTTGTTTGTATCGTGTATTGTTATTTCCAAGACAATTTCACGAAATTGATAAAAACAATGCTATTGTACATTATAGTCCGTACAACGGAGAAGTTTTACCAGGATATATGTTTACCGATAATGGTTTTTGGGATACCTTTAGAGCTGTGTTTCCATTTTTCAACATGATGTATCCAAAGTTAAATTCAAAAATTATGGAAGGTCTTGCTAATACCTATAAAGAATCGGGTTGGTTGCCAGAGTGGGCTAGTCCAGGCCATAGAGATTGCATGGTAGGGTCTAACTCAGCACCCATTATAGCCGATGCTTTTTTAAAAGGCGTTCACATAAAAGACCAAGAGGTGCTATTTGAAGCCATGTTAAAAAATGCAACGACTTCCAAAGGAAGACCACTTTCTAAAGGCGGGAATACCCTAAAATCTGTAGGGAGAGAAGGCGTAGAATATTACAATAAATTAGGTTATGTACCCTATAATGTTGGTATCAACGAAAATGCAGCAAGAACATTAGAGTACGCCTATGCCGACTTTACCATGGCTCAAATGGCAGATAAATTAGGGAAGAAAGATGTTGCAGAACGTTTCTACAAACAATCTTTAAACTACAAAAACCTATTCGATCCAGAAACCAAATGGATGCGTGGTAAAAATGAAGATGGTACATTTCAGAAACCATTCAACCCACTTAAATGGGGCGATGCCTTTACTGAAGGGAATAGCATTCACTATACATGGTCTGTTTTTCACGATGTAAATGGGCTAATGGAATTAATGGGTGGTAAAAATGCTTTTGAAAGCAAATTGGATGAAGTGTTTGAAATGCCTCCAGTTTTCGATCATTCATACTACGGATTTACCATACACGAAATTCGTGAAATGCAAATCATGAACATGGGTAATTACGCGCATGGTAATCAACCCATTCAGCACATGATATATTTATACAATTACGCCAATGCATCGTATAAAGCGCAAGAAAAAATAAGAGAAGTATTAACTAAATTATATGCACCTACACCCGATGGGTATTGTGGCGATGAAGATAACGGTCAAACTTCTGCTTGGTATGTGTTTAGTTCGTTAGGATTTTATCCGGTAACACCAGGTGTAGATCAATACGTTATAGGGAGTCCATTGTTTAAAAAGGCAACTATTCATTTAGAAAATGGAAACACTTTCGAAATTTCAGCACCACAAAACACTAAGGAAAATGTGTATATCCAATCTGCAACTTTAAATGGTAAGGATTACAATAAATCGTATTTAGATTATAATGATGTGATGGCAGGCGGAACCTTAAAATTTGAAATGAGCGCCACTCCTAATAAAAATTGGGCAAATACAGACGAATCGGTTCCTTATTCATTAAGTATAAAAAACTAG
- a CDS encoding glycosyl hydrolase-related protein has translation MEKNRKFKMKAFSILALFVFYHGFCQSKSIINIAYPKPYEYKQVEGEFVVKAHIEGNVKSSLKKIRFENGRTINIHHDAHNANAWLPIFGYPETIEFISSKPSKNQKQLFTPLVMPDWGYFSEGTFHVISSSHQDIAWMDTPDVCRHERINEIIAPALDIMKTDKAYYFGMEQTLNLKEFIEEKPERKPEVLQRYKEGRFTWGATYNQPYEGMQMGEQLVREMYFGKLWIKDNFDNVDEKTAYNTDVPGRTLQFPQILAKSGVENLFVSRMREGFYNWHSPDGSAVATYSPGNYGWAIMFYKFFEEDAIEALRKLQTRVKMWGEYYKEHNLPPHFAVVLSNDASGPSHVGPIITEWNKIVEMADVKIPTIKHSTVTGFLSEMKQPGAKFEYLEGDRPNIWAYIHGPGHHKAISASREAGRILPSAEIFNTIDAMINNSFENYPAERLSKAFEESIYPDHGWGGKNGHITDSIFKSKLEFAASEANSLLENSLKSLSKKIKTDRDDAVIVFNDLSWERNGLVSINLDNASLYYVVDENNKVVPSQVSAANKNSLHIHVSNVPSLGYKTFYLKKGKKNLKVNKTVLPNVLSNNFYNLHLGNGGITYLYDNVLKKEILKTTKFSGGDILTLGYKGNGAGEFTQMTKPNMDGYNKTSNHNMLWQITEDGAVFTEYMAKTKFKHTEVVQKVRVFHQEKKIDFLIDLVNWDGTHNREFRFAIPLNMNNSKIKLEQPLAIAEVGASEMKNAPGGWAWGGTYDSKPDTVHPREVLNFISAENDDLLVAMSTDVAVADWIDPTREAVPYTVLQGLLLASHKSCHGEGNWYHQTGDHHFKFSLGTSKPNSSFAYKFGTASNHPLRSVVKKSRNKLAKLPESGSFVNVSDSMVRVSTIKKSEKGNDVILRLVEMEGENKKPTIEFSQPIHTLIKTNLIEEEEAQLEASGNILKIDIGHNAIDTYKLKFKNKN, from the coding sequence ATGGAAAAAAATAGAAAATTTAAAATGAAAGCTTTCAGTATTTTGGCGCTTTTTGTGTTTTATCACGGGTTTTGCCAAAGTAAATCAATCATTAATATTGCTTACCCAAAGCCATATGAATATAAGCAAGTTGAAGGAGAGTTTGTGGTTAAAGCCCATATAGAAGGAAATGTAAAATCTTCTTTAAAAAAGATACGTTTTGAAAATGGACGTACCATAAATATTCACCATGATGCTCATAACGCCAATGCTTGGTTGCCCATTTTTGGATATCCAGAAACCATTGAGTTTATAAGTTCCAAACCGTCCAAAAATCAAAAGCAATTGTTCACACCACTTGTAATGCCTGATTGGGGGTATTTCTCAGAAGGAACATTTCATGTAATATCTTCTTCTCATCAAGATATTGCATGGATGGATACGCCTGATGTATGCAGACATGAACGTATCAATGAAATTATTGCGCCTGCTTTAGATATCATGAAGACCGATAAGGCTTACTATTTTGGTATGGAACAAACGCTAAACCTAAAAGAGTTTATTGAAGAAAAACCAGAGCGTAAACCAGAAGTTTTACAGCGTTATAAAGAGGGGCGTTTTACATGGGGCGCAACTTACAATCAACCCTACGAAGGCATGCAAATGGGAGAACAACTGGTTAGGGAAATGTATTTTGGTAAACTATGGATTAAAGATAATTTTGATAATGTAGACGAAAAAACAGCCTATAATACAGATGTTCCTGGAAGGACTCTACAATTTCCACAAATACTCGCTAAGTCTGGTGTAGAAAATCTTTTTGTATCTAGAATGAGAGAAGGTTTTTATAACTGGCATTCGCCAGATGGCTCTGCAGTGGCCACTTATTCTCCAGGGAATTACGGTTGGGCTATCATGTTCTACAAATTTTTTGAAGAAGATGCTATTGAGGCACTTCGAAAATTGCAAACAAGAGTGAAAATGTGGGGAGAATATTATAAAGAACACAATTTACCACCTCATTTTGCTGTAGTTTTAAGTAATGATGCCTCAGGGCCATCACATGTCGGTCCAATTATTACAGAATGGAATAAGATTGTAGAAATGGCAGATGTTAAAATACCAACCATAAAACACTCTACGGTTACTGGTTTTCTGTCTGAAATGAAACAGCCAGGAGCCAAGTTTGAATATTTGGAAGGAGACAGACCAAACATTTGGGCTTATATTCATGGCCCAGGGCACCATAAAGCAATATCTGCATCAAGAGAAGCGGGAAGGATTCTCCCCTCTGCCGAAATTTTTAACACTATAGACGCTATGATTAACAATAGTTTTGAAAACTATCCAGCAGAACGTTTATCTAAAGCCTTTGAAGAATCTATTTATCCAGACCACGGTTGGGGTGGTAAAAACGGACATATAACCGATAGTATTTTTAAAAGCAAACTAGAGTTTGCGGCTAGTGAAGCCAATAGCTTGCTAGAAAATTCATTAAAATCATTATCAAAAAAAATAAAAACAGATAGAGATGATGCCGTTATCGTATTTAATGATTTGTCATGGGAAAGAAACGGCTTGGTTAGCATCAATTTAGATAATGCAAGTTTATACTATGTGGTAGATGAAAACAACAAAGTTGTACCCTCGCAAGTAAGCGCTGCAAATAAAAATAGTTTACATATTCACGTTTCAAATGTTCCTTCATTAGGTTACAAAACTTTTTATCTTAAAAAAGGTAAAAAGAATTTAAAAGTAAATAAAACGGTCTTGCCAAATGTATTGTCAAATAACTTTTATAACCTCCACCTAGGTAATGGTGGTATAACGTATCTATACGATAATGTTTTGAAAAAAGAAATTCTCAAAACAACAAAGTTTTCTGGAGGAGATATTCTAACATTAGGTTACAAAGGAAATGGTGCGGGAGAATTTACCCAAATGACCAAACCAAACATGGATGGATACAATAAAACCAGTAACCATAACATGCTATGGCAGATAACAGAAGATGGTGCAGTATTTACAGAATATATGGCTAAAACTAAATTTAAACATACAGAAGTTGTTCAAAAAGTTAGGGTGTTTCATCAAGAAAAGAAAATAGATTTTTTAATAGACCTAGTTAATTGGGACGGCACGCACAATAGGGAGTTTAGGTTTGCTATTCCCTTAAATATGAATAACTCTAAAATAAAACTAGAACAACCATTGGCAATTGCAGAGGTTGGTGCTTCTGAAATGAAAAATGCTCCAGGCGGTTGGGCATGGGGTGGAACTTATGATAGTAAACCAGACACTGTACACCCACGTGAGGTACTTAACTTTATATCGGCAGAAAATGATGATTTATTAGTAGCCATGTCAACCGATGTTGCTGTTGCAGACTGGATAGACCCTACTAGAGAAGCTGTTCCGTACACCGTGCTGCAAGGGCTTTTATTAGCATCGCACAAGAGTTGTCATGGAGAAGGTAATTGGTACCATCAAACAGGTGATCACCATTTTAAGTTCTCTTTAGGCACGAGTAAACCAAATTCATCTTTTGCTTATAAATTTGGTACCGCTTCAAACCACCCTCTTAGATCCGTAGTAAAGAAGAGTAGGAATAAACTGGCTAAGTTGCCTGAAAGTGGCAGTTTTGTAAACGTATCAGATTCTATGGTTCGTGTTAGCACCATAAAAAAGAGTGAAAAGGGTAATGATGTTATTTTAAGGCTGGTAGAAATGGAAGGAGAAAATAAAAAGCCAACCATAGAGTTCTCACAACCAATACACACATTAATTAAAACCAATTTAATTGAAGAGGAAGAAGCTCAACTGGAAGCTTCAGGAAATATTCTGAAAATAGATATAGGGCACAATGCCATAGATACTTACAAACTTAAATTTAAAAATAAAAACTAA
- a CDS encoding RraA family protein — protein sequence MTSKKALWQNDKELFAIAKSELFVALVGDILDTLGYQHQFLPPNIKPLSTDFVVIGRAMPVLETDVFEESAKETKNPMMKKPFGIMFEALDDLKEDEVYICSGSSPRYALWGGLMSTRAMKLKAAGAVLHGYSRDTNEVLNLNFPTFSYGGYAQDQGPRGKVIDYRVPIEIEGTRINPGDIIYGDRDGVVVIPKEVEVKVFNGAIEKARGEQLVKKALEEGMSTVDAYNKFGIM from the coding sequence ATGACCAGTAAAAAAGCATTGTGGCAAAACGATAAGGAGTTATTTGCCATAGCAAAATCTGAATTATTTGTAGCCCTAGTAGGTGATATTTTAGACACGTTGGGGTACCAACATCAATTTTTACCGCCAAACATAAAACCTTTAAGCACAGATTTTGTGGTTATAGGTAGGGCTATGCCAGTTTTAGAGACCGATGTTTTTGAAGAATCCGCCAAAGAGACAAAAAACCCCATGATGAAAAAGCCTTTTGGGATTATGTTTGAAGCCTTAGACGATTTAAAAGAGGATGAAGTTTATATCTGTTCAGGTTCTTCGCCCAGATATGCACTTTGGGGAGGATTAATGAGTACCCGAGCTATGAAACTAAAGGCTGCAGGTGCTGTGCTTCATGGCTATTCACGAGATACCAATGAAGTTTTAAACCTTAATTTTCCAACATTTTCATACGGAGGATATGCCCAAGACCAAGGCCCTAGAGGAAAGGTTATAGATTATCGTGTACCAATAGAAATTGAAGGCACGCGTATTAACCCAGGAGATATCATTTATGGTGATAGAGATGGCGTAGTTGTTATACCAAAAGAAGTTGAAGTAAAAGTGTTTAATGGAGCCATAGAAAAGGCCAGAGGAGAGCAACTCGTAAAAAAAGCTCTAGAGGAAGGCATGAGTACCGTAGATGCTTATAACAAATTTGGAATTATGTAG
- a CDS encoding sugar porter family MFS transporter — protein sequence MKTSTSFYVYGISFVSTIGGFLFGYDTAIISGCNTFLESQYNLSASMLGWVVSSALLGTILGCIISGSITDKFGRKKALIVAAICLLISALGSMLPPQFLGNLNNAYWVSASANNSFIFLVVVRIIGGIGVGITSVVAPIYISELTLPQKRGRMVSLYQLSITLGILLAFLVDWMVLNNAGKSAGVITQESGGFWNWLFVQEIWRGMFGTEIPIALLFLLLLFMVPESPRWLAVNGKENKAYDIMVKTMGEFMAKSQMNEIQSVVKTESQGFKDLLKPYLRRPFLIGILLPMFSHLSGIAAIMYFAPNILNESIKSVESSFLGAVLVGLVNSIFTFVAIINIERYGRRKLLLIGVVGAAISLFGVATLFAIGSSLVIIPLLLYVACFAFSYGPIVWVIISEIFPTKIRGLAVSIGSLSLMVTGFFITLTNPVFIETIKPSGTFFLYGALTLPAIWFIWKFVPETKGKTLEEIEMSWKQDKTKD from the coding sequence ATGAAAACCAGCACATCATTTTATGTTTACGGAATCAGTTTCGTATCTACTATTGGAGGCTTCCTTTTTGGATATGATACGGCCATAATTTCCGGATGTAATACATTTTTAGAAAGTCAATACAACTTGTCAGCAAGTATGTTAGGTTGGGTGGTGTCATCGGCTTTATTAGGTACCATATTAGGATGTATTATATCAGGAAGTATAACAGATAAATTTGGTAGAAAAAAAGCTTTGATAGTGGCGGCCATATGTTTATTGATTTCAGCTTTAGGTTCTATGTTACCACCGCAATTTTTAGGCAATTTAAATAATGCCTATTGGGTATCGGCATCGGCTAACAATTCATTTATATTTTTGGTGGTAGTTAGAATTATTGGGGGTATAGGCGTAGGTATAACTTCTGTTGTAGCACCCATTTATATTTCAGAATTAACATTGCCTCAAAAACGAGGTAGAATGGTATCACTTTACCAACTATCCATTACCCTAGGCATTCTATTGGCCTTTTTAGTAGATTGGATGGTGTTAAATAACGCAGGAAAATCAGCCGGTGTTATTACACAAGAAAGTGGTGGTTTTTGGAATTGGCTGTTTGTTCAAGAAATTTGGCGTGGTATGTTTGGTACAGAAATCCCCATAGCTTTATTGTTCTTACTACTGTTGTTTATGGTGCCTGAAAGCCCAAGATGGTTGGCAGTAAACGGCAAAGAAAATAAAGCATACGACATAATGGTGAAAACTATGGGAGAGTTTATGGCGAAATCTCAAATGAACGAAATTCAATCTGTAGTAAAAACTGAATCCCAAGGTTTTAAAGACTTACTAAAACCTTATTTAAGGCGTCCGTTTTTAATAGGGATTTTACTACCCATGTTTTCACATTTAAGTGGTATTGCGGCCATTATGTATTTTGCGCCCAATATTTTAAATGAATCCATTAAAAGTGTAGAAAGTTCATTTTTAGGCGCGGTTTTAGTAGGATTGGTAAATTCCATTTTTACATTTGTAGCCATCATAAATATTGAGCGTTACGGGAGAAGAAAACTGCTTCTAATTGGTGTAGTGGGTGCAGCCATATCTTTATTTGGCGTGGCTACCTTATTTGCTATAGGTTCTAGTTTAGTTATTATTCCATTATTACTTTACGTAGCATGTTTTGCTTTTTCTTATGGCCCTATTGTTTGGGTTATTATTAGTGAAATATTCCCCACTAAAATTAGAGGTTTGGCAGTTAGTATTGGTAGTTTATCTTTAATGGTTACAGGTTTTTTTATCACATTAACTAACCCAGTGTTTATTGAAACCATAAAACCATCGGGAACCTTTTTCCTTTATGGCGCATTAACACTGCCTGCTATTTGGTTTATATGGAAGTTTGTGCCAGAAACCAAAGGCAAAACATTAGAAGAAATAGAAATGTCTTGGAAACAAGACAAAACAAAAGATTGA